ATATTGTTCTCTTTAGCAGCACATCGGATGCATCAGCTGTCTCTGTGTACAGCGTGCCCAAGAGCCTGTCCCAATGAGTGAAATACGGTGCATAGTTGACATTGAACTTTAAGTGGTGCAGGTCATGGTGAGGAGCTCCACCGTAAAGACCAAAAGGCACCAATCTGTGCGGGGACCAGGGCAGGTCATAGCCAGAGTGGTCTTCAACGGACATCCATATgttgagagagaagaaaagcatCTTGGTGAGCGGGTGGCAGTCCAACAGGACAGGGGTGACACCCGCGAAGAAGCCCAGACTCAGGGTCTCCCAGACGCCCGAGTGCTCGGTGGTGAGGGCGAAGGTTGCCGTGTAGCGGTGGTGTTCCTTGTGGAAGGTCCGGTAGAGCCAGGGCACCTTGTGATGTAGCATATGCCACACAAAGTACTGCAGGTCGAAAAGTAGGAGGCAGGCCAGCACGTCCCAGACAGCTGCCCAAGCTCCAGGTGCTTGGGCAGGGAGGACCACGGGCCTCCAGTACCAGTGGAGGACACCCAGAGGGAAGATGAACACAGCATGAGTGTAAAGGGACTTGGCCAGACAGCTCCAAGCCATGGCCCAGGTCACTGTGATGTGGGGCTGAATCTTGTAGCAGCGCACTAGAGCCACCCTGGTGGACAGTAAGTCTAGATAGAGGTAAGGCAGGCAGCAGACCAGGTAGACGGTAAAGGAGAACAGGACAGGGAATAAAGGAGATCGGAGAAGGTAGTCTTGTTCTCTTATCCTGTCCCAAAAGCTCTGCAGCAGAAGGTGAGATGCTGGCTCCATTCTGGTTCTGTCTATGAAATAAATCCCCATGTGCGGGTTCTtaaagagagggtggagaaaaGAAAGTGACGTTTAGGAAGTCCTTACACTGCTATTCCTGGGGAAATCCCATCGAAGATGACATAATGGAAACAGTCGAGAGCAACATTAAAACGTGATCACCACTTTTAATTAGATCATTACATCAAGCATACCTCAACTTCAGTACATTTTGTTTAATAAATGTTCATGTTTAAATTAACGGCGgacaaatagcctactattatgtTTTGTCTACAGCGCCACCTTGAGGGCATATATTTCAAACATTCTTAAAgatgcaaaaaacaaaacaaaactttttATAAATATGTAATCTTAATAAATAACATAAAACATTTTTCTTTGTTTGTAGGCGTATTATCATGTCTCATATTAGAGGACCTTGTCCTCTGGGAGTTTACTTTGTAGGTTATTCCACATCATTTGAGATGCACGCATCCTAGGGTTAGGCTACAATAAAATTGAATATTCAATTTTATTGTAGCCTTTTTCAGAAGTTAAATTAAGAAACAATTTGTATGTAATTTTGCACCATGACATGGGCGGAGCGCTCACGGTCTGGAAATGCGTGGTAACCAATGCTTCCTCATTGCATATTTGAAGATCGACTTTGTGAGAATAGTTTTTTGGGGAATAGAATAGATAATGATTTTTACGTCCCTTTAAAACACGCCAAAGGTAAGTAAACATTTTTCAAAGTGACTACTTTTATATACTTATCAGGCCTACTCCTTTCGTTGAGGATACTGAGTGCTTAGGCTACATCAGTCGATTGACAATAGcctatttaatttatttttagtCAAGTAACTAACTAACGTCATTTACAACAAGTATTTACGGGACAATATGTTTTTCAAAATATTAACTAAAAACAATTATGCGACGTGGGAAATACAGAACTTCCTAAGCTTGGCATTTAAGAATGGAGTGACCATCATGCTGTTTCCATCCATTGAGCACACTTTTTAGATTCTAGGAAAACTTGAACAATTTACGTGATGTTGAGTCATTCGAACTGGGCCATGTTGGCCAATTGCGACAAGTATTTTGTGCATTTGAATACAGTTTGAGTAGGCTACAGACAACCCAATTGGCATTTTTTGAGGACTGGATGTCTTTTCATAGTAGAAAGTGTATGTTTGTTACCAAGTGAACACTGGCAAACGGACACTTCAAGCATAATGTTACCACGATGGTCAACTCTTCATTATGGGTTTCTTGACTCTTTTGGGGTTTTAGGATAGCTTTCATTCCAGGTAATATCAGAGCCTGCATTGGGTAATATTTGAAGTCAGATGGGAAACAGTTGTATTGTCTTTGGTTGCATGCTTACACGGTAAGGTATCTCTGTGGTTAGTTTTGTAAACTTAGCCCAAAATTGGTTATTTACAAATTGTAAATAAAGGTTGTTTTCTAAAGGTTTTACAGAATGTAGATATTACTTTATGGTAGAATGTAATCAGCTAAATTGCACAGAAAAAGTCATGTAAGTTCCTCtaaagtaggcctactgtttcAAAATATTATCTTCCTTCCTTTCAGAGGGTGCAGTTTAATACTGGACAACAGTGCGTCACTCCTGTACCCACTCTATATTTAGTGTAGGAGGCTTTTCGCTTCCTCAGAAGGGGTGGGGCTCTACATGGAAATGACATGTGAATGTGAATTCATACCATGATTTTGACGTTTTTCAGAATTCAGTTTTGTAACAACTTCCAAAatcagtgtaggcctacatgtgaaATTGACATATTTTCTGTTTATATTTCAGGAGTTCAAATGTCCATGAAGAGCCACAACAGAGGATGGCTTTGTGTCGTTTGAAACCTTAGCAAGGATGCAGGGGGCCATTGCCCGGGTATGTATGGTGGTGGCAGCGGCCATCTTAAACCACCCCTTGCTCTTCCCCCAGGAGAATACCACTCTCCTGGAGCAGGACGAGGAGCTGCTGGTCCGCATGAAAGAGcatgaggagaggctggagttgGAACAGATGCGGCTGGAGAAGGAGCTCTCTCATCCTGATGTCGAGGAGCAAAACCTGGACTCAGGGGAGAGCTACAGCTGGTACTTCTGGAGCACCCTCTCCCTAGTCATCTTTTTCACCATTGAGGTGTGTAGACAGGACTTGGCTGACATGGAGGCCCAGTACCTGGAGGACGAGGATATGGATGCTGAGACTGGCTTCATCAGCTCCAAGACTCTGCTGCTGGACAAGGGCATCCTGAGCAGCTTCTGTGACCGGTGTATGCACACCATGGCCCATGAGAACTGGAGGGTGAAGGAGTTTGTGGAGGGTTTTGCTGATGACCTGCTGGAGGctctgaggagtgtgtgtggaagggaggCTGACATGGAGGTAGGGGACTTTGTGGGGGTTGGAAGCATGTTTGAGTCCTGGAGGGCCAGCAAGCCGCTGATGTGTGACCTCATCGTTCCTTTTACCCCTCCCGAGCCAAACTCCTTCCAGTTTAAGCTGTGGTGCAGCCCCTCCAGTGATGTCCCCCCAGACATGCAGGGCTGTGGCAGGATCAAGGTGAGCAGAGCTGGGGAGAATAAAGAGGACTGTCTCTGTGGCTCTGCCAATTTCGGGGAAGACATGCTTTGTCTACTGCACAGAAATACTGAAAGGCCGAAAGCAGACCAAACCTCAGAAGACCTGCTGTGCTCCAAGAACACTGTCTACCTGGCCAAGGACCAGGTTATGAAGTGGTTCCAGATCTCTGTAACCAAAGCCTGGGGGCGCATATCTCACAAGTACGAGTTTCAGCTCACTTTTCGCAACCTGGACACTGCTGGGGCCCTTAAGATCAGGTTCCGATCAGGGAAGGTTGTGGTGATGAACATTATACCTGTCGTCCAGCTGGAGGACACAAGCGCCTATTTTGTCCCACATTTCCCCTCAGATGGCACCAGCTTCTCTGACACATACTGGCCCCTATCCTTCGCTGTCTATGAAAGGAACTTCCTCAAACATGTGGCTAAAGGCCTTCCGGAAAATGCCTGCCACCTGCACTGCCTTCAGATCCTCACTTTCCTTCTCAAGAAGCAGACAGGCTTGACAGGTAGGAGTTTTCTAACTAACTACCACCTGAAAACAGCGGTGCTCCACCTGTTGCTGTGTAGAGCCTCATCCTGTTGGGGCCCAGGCTGTCTGGAGCTCAGGCTCAGGGATGTGCTTGGCTTCCTGCAGAGGAGTCTCCAGCAAAAGAGACTCCATCATGTGCTGGTTGGAAACAGCCTGGTACCCACAGTTATCCAGGTTCCAGAGATCTTTAGTAGATCAGAACCCATTAACCTGTTTAGGTCACTGGTTTTACATAAGGAACTTTACGCACACACGCTTCGGCACTTCCAGGAGATGCTCAGGAACGCTCCTGTCCTGATACAGGAATACACTCCTGTCTTACCAAATGGAGATGTCCACCATGGACTAGACTCAAGTTTATAGTTCATACTTTTATATATTGTTGTATTAGGAGATGGGCATATTGTCAGTATGACATTATATGTTACTGATATAGAATAATGTACACCCGCACTGAAACAAAAGTAGGCAATGTCCTTTTTAGATGTTTGTTACAATGGTTTTGCAAAAAGAAGGAAACAGCGTTATTTGCATACTCATCATACTTACCTTTCAGTATTGCTATTTGACTTTTACAATATTTTATTTACTTTGTTTTGTatacttgtttgttttttactgtaAACATATTTATAAATGCAGAATATTATATATACTAGCAGCGCATGATGTCTTCCACATCATAAAAAGGATAATTGTGTGTTCATGGTGCAATATTATCCGATTCCTTGACTCGACCCCTGTTGTTCTGACATCAGGTTATAAGAATCCCAGCAAAAGGCATTCAGTAGACATTCCTTCCTATAGGTACTTGAGAAACATGATAGTGTATTCTTAGCAAATTCCTCTTCATTTGTTTCATATCGCTTGCTAAAGTAGGCCTACCTCTTACACTTGCTGCATTATAAATATGTATTGTATTGCAAACAGTTACATAAATGGTGAACACTTAAGTTTTCAATAACACGGATGGCAGctattaaaatattttttgcCATATATTGTTAATTTCTTGGGATTTAGAGTAAGCAATTAACATTGGTACATTAAAACAGTGTTTCACAGTGAGACATATTAGACACTTCCCCCATCTTAAGCAACTCCACCCTTTGGGAATTACGCCATGCTTTGAGTATATATGCTTGGTACAAGTTTGAGAGGACACCCAGTGGGGAATCACATTAGGGCAGGTCATCTTCCCATAAgaaaacatactgtacatacttgAACAACATTTGACATGCAAAATAACTGCACCACAGATTATCAGGaatgtaaatatgttgtttGAAACAGTTTATTGTTCAATTAACAAAGAAGAGATTAGCCTTATCACACATGATCCAAAAGTTTCAATTGATATTCTCTAACACCAATGAAATACCACATAATCAGTACTATGCTCAGATTATTCAATTACCTATGGCTAATATAATATACTAAGTGCAATTAAAAGGTAGGTAGAACAAAGATAAGAATGTTTCTGAAACATTTCATCAGAAAGACCACTGCAGATTGTTATTTGGACAACCGCTGCAATGAGGATGGGAATATAAAAGAACTGGACGTGTACAGAAGTCTTTATTGACTGGTGTCTACAGACCATAGTCGTAATTTGGTTGTCCGTCAATGTAAGTCTTGTAGAAGGCCTTGTAGATATCAGGGCTGTACGATGCGGCCTTGACTGTAGGATCCTCCATCATGCGCTCGGTCCACTTCTTCAGCTCAGGAGTTCCATCCAAACATctggagacagagatacagtATGGAGAATTACACTGACCAAAAGGAATAGAGGCCTCATCAATGTCTTGAATTTGAGAATAGGGGACTACATACTGCTTTAAATCGAACATCTCCAGCCTCTCAAACCATGGCCACATCATGTAATCAATCATGGTGATGGAGTTACCACCGTAGAACTTCTGCTTGCCAAGGGTCTGAAAGTGAATGATCAGACGTGTAGACATACTGAATCGCTATACACATGGTTCGGAAACCAAGGACAACTGAATGAGAGGCATATAACTTCCTTTATGTATTAAACACTGAAAACAAGCATGTTCATGACTTACAACACTAGTAGAGATCACTTACATCATTCAGCTGGTTAAAtttctccttcagctccttTACTAATGTTGATACATCCTCTCCTTTTGTTCTGCCCATTGGTATTTTGTAGAAGTATGGTGTGAtctggaaaataataataatacttagTTAATGTACATTTCTAATGAAAAGTATTCACCGTATTACACATTTTGGTCTTTGAATATAGTTGATATTTAAGAAATTACAAGTACTTGGCCATACAACAAAATGAACAGACCTTGGAGAAGTTCTCCAGCATCATCTTCTGCTGGGCCTTCTCAAATGGATCGGCTGGCAGCAGCTTTTTCTCTGCATAAACTTCATCCAGGTAGTCACAGGTGATTGGTGACTCGTAGATCACCTGACCACTCGCAGTCTCCAAAGTTGGAACAAGACCGAGAGGGTTCTTCTCAAAGTACCAATCAGGTTTGTCTTTTAAGTTAATGTTGATGGTTTCATGCCtaaggaaacaaaacaaaagtagAAAACAATACACAAAGTAAAAGAAAACTTTCATAGAAAATATTACAGTGAATGTATTAATCCATAGTTGCCATACTTGATTCCCTTGGCCTGTAGCACTAGTCTGGTCCTCTGAGCAAATGGACAGAATCTCATACTGTACAGCCTGATGTGTCCCTTGGGCACTGGACCAGGGGCTGAGGAACCTGGAGAAAACAAGTGCAAAGGTTATGTCACTTTGATTTAATCACTACATCCTTTGGTACCAAACATCTACGAAAAACCAATAGTCTTCTGTGCATTCTCCTTTGACAGGCTCATTGACCCTTGATTTAATCCGATACTGTCGGCATGTGTGGCAAATTATGCTTAATCATGCAGTCACCCACTGAAATCCAGTCTGAAAGTTATTTAAAGTTAGTGTGAATAAAGGTTACggcgtataggctacatttcgctttctttctttcttttgtttcaCAATGACTTAGCAAAAGTCAAACCCAGCCCATTTCGCTTTATCATGCAAGCTGAATTTTGTCTCCTCAAGATTCCCAAACTCATCACCAATTCGCAAATTGGAGTTTGGAGGCACGATACTAAACACGATCATGTGTTGTAACTATGGTTGTAAGCAAGCAGACAAGTAAGAACGTTTAAAGGAAACGTGCTGAATTTATTGCACTTTCAGTGCATTAGTTTCGTTGTCAGCGTAGCTTGGTTTATGATGTAGCCTAACAGGAAAACAACATCCGACTGGGAGGGGGAAACCAAATATTATTTGGTCGAATATTTGAAATAAATTTAGATGGTAGTCATGCAACCATGCTTGATACATATTTGGCAGAACGATTTGACATTGATGATCCTTGATCAGACGTAGCTATCAATCTGTTATAAAATATAGTCAATATAGTTATTTACCAGCGATAGCTACATAGCCTTTCAAGCAATCTAATATTAGTGCATGCTAGGAGTAGCGAGCATCCACAAACAAAGTTAGCTCTTACCGTTGGCGAAACACTTTTCAGATGCCATGCTTCTGTAAGTAGAGCTTCTTTCTCAAGGAATGATCAAGCCGTGACCGATCACAGGATCGACACAACTTCCCTGGGCGTGAAATGGGGTGTTTCAACGAAGGATTCAACAGCCAATCATTGAACCGTATGCAAAGACAATCATGGAAGTTGTGGTTGTCAAGGATACACAACCAAACGTTTTTCGCTGATGTAAGCTATATGAtagcctttctttctgtctagcTAAATATAGTTAGCTACTTGGTTTATTTGATATGGATGTACTGGGGAATTTAGAAGTCAGGTAAGAAGCACTTTGTTCCTGGCCAAGCCTATGGAACTAGAACTTGGCATAATGTGTATTTGTTATTCATGAAGCTACTGTATACTACCAGTACAGTACTACAGTAGTAGCAACCACAAACATAGTTAGTACCAATGTTACTGTACAGTGTTACTGCACTGTACAGTAGCCTGTACTGTAGCTCTACATTCGACAGCCAGATACAGTAGCCGTAGTTATCATGGTTATCAAGGTTTGCAAttaaattaaagtattttttctAGGTGGGCACAGGGATTGACACATCAAAATGTTGAATTTGTTGACAAGAAAACAGTGTGTTACATCTGTGGGAATTACATCGTTTTCCTGGACATGAAGACCAAAAATCGAAATGTGCTGCAAAGTCCTGGAAGAGGAATAGGTACCGTCACTGCAAATAGCAATTGTAGAACTCTAGCGTTCTCTGAGCAAAGGCTGAATCCCTCCATATTTGTGTACAACTACCCAGGACTTGGGTTGAAAAACGAATTAAAGGGTAAGAACTTGTCTTTGTACTGAGGTTTGTAGATACCAGTGGTTAATAGGTTTAGGGCCTAGTCTGCAGAGCTAAACGAATGTGgttacattttcttcaggaacagCCAAACTATCCTACACTTCTATAGCCCTAAGTGATGCTGGTCCATATTTGGCCTGCTGCTCATCACTTCCAGACCACACCATAACAGTATGGTGAGCAAATTACAACTGGAGATATTACAATTCCCTATAGCTATTGAGTTTGTATTCCTTCCAAACATTCTGTTAACAGTCTGTGTGTATTCACTCAACCTGCTCTCTCACTTCTGTATGCTCTATTTTAGGAATTGGGAGACTGGATCTCAAATTTGTAAGCAGTCACAGGCTGTAATGGGTATAACATCTTTGATATTCAACCCTCTGAACTGGCTTCAGATTTGTGCTGTGGGGGCTGCATCCCTAACTGTTTGGAACATTGAGAAGAGTGACAACTTTCATATCATGAAACCAGGGTGAGGAAGGTTGGGAAGTTTCTGTGTAGCCTATCTAGTACAACGTTGTACTAGACATCTGTCTAAATCTGATGTATTCAATTGGACCCTTTCTCTGTCACATCGAAGTGTGATAGATCTCCCTGCTACTG
This DNA window, taken from Osmerus eperlanus chromosome 6, fOsmEpe2.1, whole genome shotgun sequence, encodes the following:
- the LOC134022774 gene encoding cholesterol 25-hydroxylase-like protein, whose product is MEPASHLLLQSFWDRIREQDYLLRSPLFPVLFSFTVYLVCCLPYLYLDLLSTRVALVRCYKIQPHITVTWAMAWSCLAKSLYTHAVFIFPLGVLHWYWRPVVLPAQAPGAWAAVWDVLACLLLFDLQYFVWHMLHHKVPWLYRTFHKEHHRYTATFALTTEHSGVWETLSLGFFAGVTPVLLDCHPLTKMLFFSLNIWMSVEDHSGYDLPWSPHRLVPFGLYGGAPHHDLHHLKFNVNYAPYFTHWDRLLGTLYTETADASDVLLKRTI
- the itprip gene encoding inositol 1,4,5-trisphosphate receptor-interacting protein, with the protein product MQGAIARVCMVVAAAILNHPLLFPQENTTLLEQDEELLVRMKEHEERLELEQMRLEKELSHPDVEEQNLDSGESYSWYFWSTLSLVIFFTIEVCRQDLADMEAQYLEDEDMDAETGFISSKTLLLDKGILSSFCDRCMHTMAHENWRVKEFVEGFADDLLEALRSVCGREADMEVGDFVGVGSMFESWRASKPLMCDLIVPFTPPEPNSFQFKLWCSPSSDVPPDMQGCGRIKVSRAGENKEDCLCGSANFGEDMLCLLHRNTERPKADQTSEDLLCSKNTVYLAKDQVMKWFQISVTKAWGRISHKYEFQLTFRNLDTAGALKIRFRSGKVVVMNIIPVVQLEDTSAYFVPHFPSDGTSFSDTYWPLSFAVYERNFLKHVAKGLPENACHLHCLQILTFLLKKQTGLTGRSFLTNYHLKTAVLHLLLCRASSCWGPGCLELRLRDVLGFLQRSLQQKRLHHVLVGNSLVPTVIQVPEIFSRSEPINLFRSLVLHKELYAHTLRHFQEMLRNAPVLIQEYTPVLPNGDVHHGLDSSL
- the LOC134022342 gene encoding glutathione S-transferase omega-1-like; translated protein: MASEKCFANGSSAPGPVPKGHIRLYSMRFCPFAQRTRLVLQAKGIKHETININLKDKPDWYFEKNPLGLVPTLETASGQVIYESPITCDYLDEVYAEKKLLPADPFEKAQQKMMLENFSKITPYFYKIPMGRTKGEDVSTLVKELKEKFNQLNDTLGKQKFYGGNSITMIDYMMWPWFERLEMFDLKQCLDGTPELKKWTERMMEDPTVKAASYSPDIYKAFYKTYIDGQPNYDYGL